In the genome of Kitasatospora cathayae, one region contains:
- a CDS encoding acyl-CoA dehydrogenase family protein, translating into MTPNAFDPEILRLPFYTDEHRDRAQRLGRWCEERAALWTELRTDGPDKAVRRALAALGEAGWLAFLDDEEPGTDGDYRSVCLAREALAYAEDLADFAFAIQVLSATPILRYGSPEQRRRYLPGLAAGTLAGAFAVSEEQAGSDVAAVALTAERDGEEYVLNGGKAWIANGTVADVVCVIARTGEGPGPLGLTAFLVPGDTPGLRVREPIDAIAPRPFAHLAFEDCRVPADAVLGRPGRGFVVAMDLLERARMTVGAAALGFARRAADAAQARARQRAVYGGVLFDLPTVKFDLAAMEVELNASALLVGRAAWELDRGHRGFGKHSSIAKLQATEAAQRIVDRCVQLHGAAGLVADSLPERLYRQIRALRVYEGASEVQQLTIAGALDARRAR; encoded by the coding sequence GTGACCCCCAACGCCTTCGACCCGGAGATCCTCCGGCTGCCCTTCTACACCGACGAGCACCGCGACCGCGCCCAGCGGCTGGGCCGGTGGTGCGAGGAGCGGGCCGCGCTCTGGACCGAACTGCGCACCGACGGCCCGGACAAGGCCGTGCGCCGGGCGCTGGCCGCGCTCGGCGAGGCCGGCTGGCTGGCCTTCCTGGACGACGAGGAGCCCGGCACCGACGGCGACTACCGCTCGGTCTGCCTGGCCCGCGAGGCGCTCGCCTACGCCGAGGACCTGGCCGACTTCGCCTTCGCGATCCAGGTGCTCTCGGCCACCCCGATCCTGCGGTACGGCAGTCCCGAGCAGCGGCGGCGCTACCTGCCGGGCCTCGCGGCCGGCACCCTGGCCGGCGCCTTCGCGGTCTCCGAGGAGCAGGCCGGCTCGGACGTCGCCGCGGTGGCGCTGACCGCCGAGCGGGACGGCGAGGAGTACGTGCTCAACGGCGGCAAGGCGTGGATCGCCAACGGCACGGTGGCGGACGTGGTCTGCGTGATCGCCCGGACGGGCGAGGGACCGGGGCCGCTGGGGCTGACCGCCTTCCTGGTCCCCGGTGACACCCCGGGCCTGCGGGTGCGCGAGCCGATCGACGCGATCGCGCCCCGCCCCTTCGCCCACCTGGCGTTCGAGGACTGCCGGGTGCCCGCCGACGCGGTGCTCGGGCGGCCCGGGCGCGGCTTCGTGGTGGCGATGGACCTGCTGGAGCGGGCCCGGATGACGGTGGGCGCGGCCGCGCTCGGCTTCGCCCGGCGGGCCGCCGACGCGGCCCAGGCACGGGCCCGGCAGCGCGCCGTCTACGGCGGGGTGCTGTTCGACCTGCCCACGGTCAAGTTCGACCTGGCCGCCATGGAAGTCGAGTTGAACGCGTCCGCGCTGCTGGTCGGGCGGGCCGCCTGGGAGCTCGACCGGGGCCACCGGGGGTTCGGCAAGCACTCCAGCATCGCCAAGCTGCAGGCCACCGAGGCGGCGCAGCGGATCGTCGACCGGTGCGTGCAGCTGCACGGCGCCGCCGGGCTGGTCGCCGACAGCCTGCCCGAACGCCTCTACCGGCAGATCCGGGCGCTGCGTGTCTACGAGGGCGCCTCGGAGGTTCAACAGCTGACCATCGCCGGTGCGCTGGACGCGCGCCGGGCCCGCTGA
- a CDS encoding iron-containing redox enzyme family protein encodes MYAHQTHDLDDLTTSLPVGGFEFSPTAQAEAEAVLAAGPAVTYHRLLADQESQTTLLVARRVLAAFLAAEDPGAGPVTADALTALVAGARAEFAPTAARLTATPADRAVALRGRAPVALLAGCWLDTVSQPATQPALVVNRLYAQYFALKGEGRPQHSVPQRRRRALEDAGVLLPQPEEADFLVRAQARPLAALHGAFLLALSRLPAAFLPEVVGVQYAFHALGLDDLLNGTEPTLAVDELLAEYLELTERSDTGAQDRRRLAAAVRLVVRIEREQLALLAELVSYRAGLSVDARAAEIVERHRPFAGRQHKNVKIGGKLLSETFADPQFDLDAFMAEFRASRQLRPLRSGGCPFTRAVKFGGPMFGVFDEAEAAVFKEWAEAVAAGEPAGAPLRPDTSGDEQAAQWQRAVLAAAPPDVRFAEASPADDREFFHRLVNIEQFPNTLPLAAQTAEEGLERAELLFRHGAGGRYTDASWFDYTPEALLERVDRIYWDKLVGPYRALQEVPDRDEVIFHQKTFALGSLIDGTWAYRIGNHGRYHRQSDAMLFSIYADEMGRGELAKNHITLIRQVLASMDVQLPHIRSAEFLDQGELPDELYRFSIHQICLALFPDRLHSEILGYNLGIEMFGLGEMRLHEVQKLRRHNLDTAYEEAHLSIDNFSAGHARQSAEIIVSHLDGVRREAGEAAERREWRRIWRGYASFAWFVEHQLVNSLATEADTADDLVI; translated from the coding sequence GTGTACGCCCACCAGACCCACGACCTCGACGACCTGACCACCTCGCTGCCCGTCGGCGGCTTCGAGTTCAGCCCCACCGCGCAGGCCGAGGCCGAAGCGGTGCTGGCCGCCGGCCCGGCGGTGACCTACCACCGGCTGCTCGCCGACCAGGAGTCCCAGACCACCCTGCTGGTGGCCCGCCGGGTGCTGGCCGCCTTCCTCGCCGCGGAGGACCCCGGCGCCGGGCCGGTCACCGCCGACGCGCTCACCGCCCTGGTGGCCGGCGCCCGGGCGGAGTTCGCCCCGACGGCGGCCAGGTTGACCGCCACGCCCGCCGACCGGGCCGTCGCGCTGCGCGGTCGGGCCCCGGTCGCGCTGCTGGCCGGCTGCTGGCTGGACACCGTCTCGCAGCCCGCCACCCAGCCCGCCCTGGTGGTGAACCGGCTCTACGCCCAGTACTTCGCGCTCAAGGGCGAGGGCCGCCCGCAGCACTCCGTGCCGCAGCGGCGCCGCCGCGCGCTGGAGGACGCCGGGGTGCTGCTGCCGCAGCCGGAGGAGGCGGACTTCCTCGTCCGGGCCCAGGCCCGCCCGTTGGCCGCCCTGCACGGCGCCTTCCTGCTGGCCCTGTCCCGGCTGCCCGCCGCCTTCCTGCCGGAGGTGGTCGGCGTCCAGTACGCCTTCCACGCGCTCGGCCTGGACGACCTTCTGAACGGCACCGAGCCGACGCTCGCGGTCGACGAGCTGCTCGCCGAGTACCTGGAGCTGACCGAACGGTCGGACACCGGGGCGCAGGACCGGCGGCGACTGGCCGCAGCGGTCCGGCTGGTGGTCCGGATCGAGCGCGAGCAGCTCGCCCTACTGGCCGAACTGGTGTCCTACCGGGCCGGGTTGTCGGTGGACGCGCGGGCCGCCGAGATCGTCGAGCGGCACCGCCCGTTCGCCGGACGCCAGCACAAGAACGTCAAGATCGGCGGCAAGCTGCTCTCCGAGACCTTCGCCGACCCGCAGTTCGACCTCGACGCCTTCATGGCCGAGTTCCGCGCCTCCCGCCAGCTGCGCCCGCTGCGCAGCGGCGGCTGCCCGTTCACCCGGGCGGTCAAGTTCGGCGGCCCGATGTTCGGCGTCTTCGACGAGGCCGAGGCCGCGGTCTTCAAGGAGTGGGCCGAGGCGGTCGCCGCCGGCGAGCCGGCCGGTGCGCCGCTGCGGCCCGACACCAGCGGCGACGAGCAGGCCGCGCAGTGGCAGCGGGCCGTGCTCGCCGCCGCCCCGCCGGACGTGCGGTTCGCCGAGGCGTCCCCCGCCGACGACCGCGAGTTCTTCCACCGGCTGGTCAACATCGAGCAGTTCCCCAACACCCTGCCGCTGGCCGCGCAGACCGCCGAGGAGGGCCTGGAGCGGGCCGAACTGCTCTTCCGCCACGGCGCCGGCGGCCGGTACACCGACGCCAGCTGGTTCGACTACACCCCCGAGGCGCTGCTGGAGCGGGTGGACCGGATCTACTGGGACAAGCTGGTCGGCCCGTACCGGGCACTCCAGGAGGTGCCGGACCGCGACGAGGTGATCTTCCACCAGAAGACCTTCGCCCTCGGCAGCCTGATCGACGGCACCTGGGCCTACCGGATCGGCAACCACGGCCGCTACCACCGGCAGAGCGACGCGATGCTCTTCTCGATCTACGCCGACGAGATGGGCCGCGGCGAGCTCGCCAAGAACCACATCACGCTGATCCGCCAGGTGCTGGCCAGCATGGACGTCCAGCTGCCGCACATCCGCTCGGCGGAGTTCCTGGACCAGGGCGAACTGCCGGACGAGCTCTACCGGTTCTCGATCCACCAGATCTGCCTGGCGCTGTTCCCGGACCGGCTGCACAGCGAGATCCTCGGCTACAACCTCGGGATCGAGATGTTCGGGCTCGGCGAGATGCGCCTGCACGAGGTGCAGAAGCTGCGCCGCCACAACCTGGACACCGCCTACGAGGAAGCGCACCTGTCGATCGACAACTTCTCGGCCGGCCACGCCCGCCAGTCCGCCGAGATCATCGTCTCCCACCTGGACGGGGTGCGCCGGGAGGCGGGCGAGGCGGCCGAGCGGCGCGAGTGGCGCCGGATCTGGCGCGGCTACGCCTCCTTCGCCTGGTTCGTGGAGCACCAGCTGGTCAACTCGCTGGCCACCGAGGCCGACACCGCCGACGACCTGGTCATCTGA
- a CDS encoding thioesterase II family protein — protein sequence MSDSPWFVSRPTSSRAPYLVYCFPHAGGNARSFLSWQQHLAADAELVGVCAPGRGLRLDEPSPAGIAELAEGAARAITAAADRPFLLFGHSFGAVLAFETARRLRELPLLRHLVASGCAAPRLLPSERVRQTAKLRGQEFTEAVAFFGGLPPEVLAEPELQDLLLPGLRADFHLVSGYRYQPGEPLPIGISLVNGREDPHVGPAELRHWEHESVLPLRYHWADGGHFYFGPDPAPAVDLLRSLIRADSSAPGAREEHVELI from the coding sequence ATGTCCGACTCACCGTGGTTCGTCTCCCGCCCCACCAGCAGCCGGGCCCCGTACCTGGTCTACTGCTTCCCGCACGCCGGCGGCAACGCCCGTTCGTTCCTGAGCTGGCAGCAGCACCTGGCGGCCGATGCCGAACTGGTCGGCGTCTGCGCCCCCGGGCGCGGCCTGCGACTGGACGAGCCGAGTCCGGCCGGCATCGCCGAGCTGGCCGAGGGCGCCGCCCGGGCCATCACGGCCGCCGCGGACCGTCCGTTCCTGCTCTTCGGCCACAGCTTCGGCGCCGTACTCGCCTTCGAGACGGCCCGCCGGCTGCGCGAACTCCCCTTGCTGAGGCACCTGGTGGCGTCCGGCTGCGCCGCCCCGCGGTTGCTGCCGAGCGAGCGGGTGCGGCAGACGGCCAAGCTGCGCGGCCAGGAGTTCACCGAGGCGGTCGCCTTCTTCGGCGGCCTGCCGCCCGAGGTGCTCGCCGAGCCCGAACTGCAGGACCTCCTGCTGCCGGGCCTGCGGGCCGACTTCCACCTGGTCTCCGGCTACCGCTACCAGCCGGGCGAGCCGCTGCCGATCGGCATCTCGCTGGTCAACGGCCGTGAGGACCCGCACGTGGGGCCGGCCGAACTGCGCCACTGGGAGCACGAGTCCGTGCTGCCGCTGCGCTACCACTGGGCCGACGGCGGCCACTTCTACTTCGGCCCCGACCCGGCGCCCGCGGTCGACCTGCTGCGCTCACTCATTCGTGCGGATTCCAGCGCGCCGGGCGCGCGGGAGGAACACGTCGAACTTATCTAG
- a CDS encoding isocitrate lyase/PEP mutase family protein, which produces MQSAAADQYHRARAFRELHERSTAFVIPNPWDAGSAKLLAGLGFPALATTSGGLAFSLGRPDGDNRVSRTEALANAADIVAATPLPVAADLESGYGPSPEDVAETIRLAARAGLVGGSIEDATGDPRAPVLEPAAAADRVRAAVEAARSLDFPFTVTARAENFLYGRPDLKDTVARLQAYQEAGADVLYAPGLPDADAVRAVCAELDRPVNVLAAAGGLSLSVAQLAELGVRRISLGSALVRAALGGLLAAAEEVRTTGTFGFAARALPYAMANEIFTELSDIHRPPKEETS; this is translated from the coding sequence ATGCAGTCGGCAGCCGCAGACCAGTACCACCGCGCCCGGGCATTCCGGGAACTCCACGAGCGGTCCACCGCCTTCGTGATTCCGAATCCCTGGGACGCCGGATCCGCCAAACTGCTGGCCGGCCTCGGCTTCCCGGCGCTCGCGACCACCAGCGGCGGCCTGGCCTTCTCGCTGGGCCGCCCCGACGGCGACAACCGGGTGAGCCGGACCGAGGCCCTGGCCAATGCCGCGGACATCGTGGCCGCCACACCGCTGCCGGTCGCGGCCGATCTGGAGAGCGGCTACGGGCCGAGCCCCGAGGACGTCGCCGAGACCATCCGGCTGGCCGCCCGGGCGGGCCTGGTGGGCGGTTCGATCGAGGACGCCACCGGGGACCCGCGGGCGCCCGTGCTGGAGCCGGCGGCGGCCGCGGACCGGGTCCGGGCGGCGGTCGAGGCCGCGCGCTCGCTCGACTTCCCCTTCACGGTCACGGCGCGGGCGGAGAACTTCCTCTACGGCCGCCCGGACCTGAAGGACACGGTCGCGCGGCTGCAGGCCTACCAGGAGGCCGGCGCGGACGTGCTCTACGCCCCGGGCCTGCCGGACGCCGACGCGGTGCGCGCGGTCTGCGCCGAGCTGGACCGCCCGGTCAACGTGCTGGCCGCGGCCGGCGGCCTGAGCCTGTCGGTCGCGCAGCTGGCCGAGCTCGGTGTGCGACGGATCAGCCTGGGATCCGCCCTGGTCCGCGCCGCGCTGGGCGGGCTGCTGGCCGCGGCGGAGGAGGTGCGCACCACCGGGACCTTCGGGTTCGCGGCACGGGCGCTGCCGTACGCCATGGCCAACGAGATCTTCACCGAGCTCTCCGACATCCATCGCCCCCCGAAGGAAGAGACGTCATGA
- a CDS encoding cytochrome P450, producing the protein MQTPTNPVEAVRHPDPYPYYARLTAERPFDWDDRLQAWVAADAASVTAALSAAELRVRPPAEPVPTGLLGTAAGEVFGDLVRMTDGPDQQRLKQVVLDALGEAEPAEAGKLAAERTRQSLERAGGPDFEELMFQVPARVVAALCGLDAGLEPEAARLVGDFVQCIPAGATAEQQRAAAEAAARLRELLGPGLTGAEPTGLLAALVRAAGRRDWPRVAPLLANAVGFLSQTYDATAGLIGNSLLALREQPADDLAALAREVARHDAPIQNTRRFAAEPWRFGAATVQPGQAVLVVLAAANRDPAANPDPHAFDPGRPAPSCFTFGAGPHRCPGADLAVAITAGVLDELLAHGFEAAALPAGPRYRALANARIPLL; encoded by the coding sequence ATGCAGACCCCGACGAACCCGGTCGAGGCCGTCCGGCACCCCGACCCGTACCCGTACTACGCGCGGCTGACCGCGGAACGTCCGTTCGACTGGGACGACCGGCTGCAGGCCTGGGTGGCCGCCGACGCCGCCTCGGTCACCGCCGCGCTGTCGGCCGCCGAACTGCGGGTCCGCCCGCCGGCCGAGCCGGTGCCGACCGGGCTGCTCGGCACCGCCGCCGGCGAGGTCTTCGGCGACCTGGTCCGGATGACCGACGGCCCGGACCAGCAGCGCCTCAAGCAGGTGGTGCTGGACGCGCTCGGCGAGGCCGAGCCGGCCGAGGCGGGCAAGCTGGCCGCCGAGCGGACCCGGCAGAGCCTGGAGCGGGCCGGCGGCCCCGACTTCGAGGAGCTGATGTTCCAGGTGCCGGCCCGCGTGGTGGCCGCGCTGTGCGGCCTGGACGCCGGGCTGGAGCCGGAGGCGGCGCGACTGGTGGGGGACTTCGTGCAGTGCATCCCCGCCGGTGCCACGGCGGAGCAGCAGCGGGCGGCCGCGGAGGCCGCGGCGCGGCTGCGGGAGCTGCTCGGGCCGGGCCTGACCGGTGCCGAGCCGACCGGGCTGCTGGCTGCCCTGGTCCGGGCGGCCGGTCGGCGGGACTGGCCGCGGGTGGCGCCGTTGCTGGCCAACGCCGTGGGGTTCCTCTCGCAGACCTACGACGCGACGGCCGGTCTGATCGGCAACTCGCTGTTGGCGCTGCGCGAGCAGCCGGCCGACGACCTCGCCGCGCTGGCCCGCGAGGTGGCCCGGCACGACGCGCCGATCCAGAACACCCGCCGGTTCGCGGCCGAGCCCTGGCGGTTCGGCGCGGCGACCGTGCAGCCCGGACAGGCCGTGCTGGTGGTGCTCGCCGCCGCCAACCGCGACCCCGCGGCCAACCCCGACCCGCACGCCTTCGACCCCGGGCGCCCCGCGCCCAGCTGCTTCACCTTCGGCGCCGGCCCGCACCGCTGCCCGGGCGCCGACCTCGCGGTGGCGATCACCGCGGGTGTCCTGGACGAACTGCTGGCGCACGGCTTCGAGGCGGCCGCGCTGCCCGCCGGGCCGCGCTACCGGGCCCTGGCGAACGCGCGCATCCCGCTGCTCTGA
- a CDS encoding saccharopine dehydrogenase, whose translation MAEQPRLWIRHEVRATERRAPLVPQDARRLVELGFHLTVEESPQRVYPLDEYLAAGCQGAEAGSWTEAPEPAYVLGLKELPDLPDRLVHRHIFFGHAYKGQQGSRELLARFARGGGELLDLEYLVDDTGRRLAAFGYWAGYVGAALGVLQARGRLTAPLRPLAKSELDRQLRDSMRAGAPDALVIGALGRCGRGAVDALEVAGLAATCWDQAETRELDRAALLHHDLLVNTVLTTRPIPPFLRPADLPVADRRLSLVVDVTCDVTSDLNVLPVYRTVTDWSEPVRRLHQDPPLDLIAIDNLPSLLPAEASRAFSAELVAQLRTLADPAAPWRHCRADFRAACRHHELEAVHV comes from the coding sequence ATGGCAGAGCAGCCGCGGCTGTGGATCCGGCACGAGGTGCGCGCCACCGAGCGCCGGGCTCCGCTGGTGCCGCAGGACGCACGCCGGCTGGTGGAGCTGGGGTTCCACCTGACCGTGGAGGAGTCCCCGCAGCGGGTGTACCCGCTGGACGAGTACCTGGCCGCCGGCTGCCAGGGGGCCGAGGCCGGCTCCTGGACCGAGGCCCCCGAACCGGCGTACGTCCTCGGGCTCAAGGAGCTCCCGGACCTGCCCGACCGGCTGGTCCACCGGCACATCTTCTTCGGGCACGCCTACAAGGGCCAGCAGGGCAGTCGTGAGCTGCTCGCCAGGTTCGCCCGCGGCGGCGGCGAGCTGCTCGACCTGGAGTACCTGGTGGACGACACCGGGCGCCGGCTGGCCGCCTTCGGCTACTGGGCCGGTTACGTGGGTGCGGCGCTCGGCGTGCTGCAGGCCCGCGGCCGGCTCACCGCCCCGCTGCGCCCGCTGGCCAAGAGCGAGCTGGACCGGCAGCTGCGCGACTCGATGCGCGCCGGCGCCCCGGACGCGCTGGTGATCGGCGCGCTCGGCCGCTGCGGGCGCGGCGCGGTGGACGCGCTGGAGGTGGCCGGGCTGGCCGCCACCTGCTGGGACCAGGCGGAGACCCGCGAACTGGACCGCGCCGCACTGCTCCACCACGACCTGCTGGTCAACACGGTGCTCACGACCCGTCCGATCCCGCCGTTCCTGCGCCCCGCCGACCTCCCGGTCGCCGACCGGCGGCTGAGCCTGGTGGTCGACGTGACCTGCGACGTCACCTCCGACCTCAACGTGCTGCCGGTCTACCGCACCGTCACCGACTGGTCCGAGCCGGTGCGCCGCCTGCACCAGGACCCGCCGCTGGACCTGATCGCCATCGACAACCTGCCCTCGCTGCTGCCGGCCGAGGCCAGCCGGGCGTTCTCCGCGGAACTGGTCGCCCAACTGCGCACCCTGGCCGACCCGGCCGCGCCCTGGCGGCACTGCCGGGCCGACTTCCGGGCCGCCTGCCGCCACCACGAACTGGAGGCCGTCCATGTCTGA
- a CDS encoding helix-turn-helix transcriptional regulator, with the protein MTAQGQDLNGNLVEAALKLALAQLAKQQNQEKEGPAPVAGEPAVPGVVHLHGLPEINRTIQTALEDAEREILTAQPDGPRPGAVLDEALESVRRQIGGGVAMRTLYQHTTRFDEATKNYVRTVTDHGVQVRTLAEFFDRLIVIDRSTAFISANDDRTAASMITEPSVVRFLSDVFERSWDRAEPFPFVPIHAAQAAPEVVPAIRESIRRLLVEGHSDKVIARRLGISERSLQAHVAAIKDGLGAKNRLHLGYLLGRSETTLVL; encoded by the coding sequence GTGACAGCGCAGGGTCAGGACCTCAACGGCAACCTGGTCGAGGCCGCCCTGAAGCTCGCCCTGGCCCAGTTGGCCAAGCAGCAGAACCAGGAGAAGGAGGGCCCGGCGCCGGTGGCCGGGGAGCCCGCCGTGCCGGGGGTGGTGCACCTGCACGGGCTGCCGGAGATCAACCGGACCATCCAGACCGCCCTGGAGGACGCCGAGCGGGAGATCCTCACCGCCCAGCCCGACGGCCCCAGGCCCGGCGCGGTGCTCGACGAGGCGCTGGAGTCGGTGCGCCGTCAGATCGGCGGCGGGGTGGCCATGCGCACCCTCTACCAGCACACCACGCGGTTCGACGAGGCCACCAAGAACTACGTCCGCACGGTGACCGACCACGGCGTCCAGGTGCGCACCCTGGCCGAGTTCTTCGACCGGCTGATCGTGATCGACCGCAGCACCGCGTTCATCTCCGCCAACGACGACCGCACGGCGGCCTCGATGATCACCGAGCCGTCCGTGGTGCGCTTCCTCAGCGACGTCTTCGAGCGCTCCTGGGACCGGGCCGAGCCGTTCCCGTTCGTCCCCATCCACGCCGCCCAGGCCGCACCCGAGGTGGTGCCGGCGATCCGCGAGTCGATCCGGCGGCTGCTGGTGGAGGGGCACTCGGACAAGGTGATCGCCCGCCGGCTGGGCATCAGCGAGCGCTCGCTGCAAGCGCACGTTGCCGCCATCAAGGACGGCCTGGGCGCCAAGAACCGGCTGCACCTGGGCTACCTGCTGGGCCGCAGCGAGACCACCCTGGTGCTGTAG
- a CDS encoding 3-oxoacyl-ACP synthase codes for MSVLQAPRYVLGEEELDHTEVECLAERAAELKMVPRAALWGWGSVRRTGRGLAELAIDSGTATLRAAGVDPAEVDALILCSTRFPGGPRTHGRFVERILTGTGLERAAFLGITLNRCTNLLVALDTAHALVAAGRHRRILVVTTDRIEDEKERMESFALFSDGAASCLVSAGTTAGAGSGLGAHYRIRSTAAAQEAAALDWSHEISADLAREANGRLLAPLGLAPDQVDGLLHANLFLPLVTMKERQAGFTARQLYTANITRFGHCFAADPLINLADQERAGLLRDGGHYLAAVSVPGSRVAVLLQRDGA; via the coding sequence ATGAGTGTCCTGCAGGCCCCGCGGTACGTCCTGGGAGAGGAGGAGTTGGACCACACCGAGGTCGAGTGCCTGGCCGAACGGGCCGCCGAGCTGAAGATGGTGCCCAGGGCCGCGCTCTGGGGCTGGGGGTCGGTGCGCCGCACCGGCCGCGGCCTGGCGGAACTGGCGATCGACAGCGGCACGGCCACGCTGCGGGCGGCCGGTGTGGACCCGGCCGAGGTGGACGCGCTGATCCTGTGCTCCACCCGGTTCCCGGGCGGGCCGCGCACCCACGGCCGGTTCGTGGAGCGGATCCTGACCGGGACCGGCCTCGAACGCGCGGCGTTCCTCGGGATCACGCTGAACCGCTGCACCAACCTGCTGGTCGCCCTCGACACCGCGCACGCGCTGGTGGCGGCCGGCCGGCACCGCCGGATCCTGGTCGTCACCACGGACCGGATCGAGGACGAGAAGGAGCGGATGGAGAGCTTCGCGCTCTTCAGCGACGGGGCGGCGAGCTGCCTGGTCTCGGCCGGTACCACGGCCGGGGCCGGGAGCGGGCTCGGAGCCCACTACCGGATCCGGTCCACCGCGGCCGCCCAGGAGGCGGCCGCGCTGGACTGGTCGCACGAGATCAGCGCCGACCTCGCCCGGGAGGCCAACGGGCGCCTGCTGGCGCCGCTCGGCCTGGCGCCCGACCAGGTGGACGGACTCCTGCACGCCAACCTGTTCCTGCCGCTGGTCACCATGAAGGAGCGCCAGGCCGGCTTCACCGCCCGCCAGCTGTACACCGCGAACATCACCCGGTTCGGGCACTGCTTCGCCGCGGACCCGCTGATCAACCTGGCCGACCAGGAACGCGCCGGACTGCTGCGCGACGGCGGCCACTACCTGGCCGCGGTCTCCGTGCCGGGCTCGCGGGTCGCCGTCCTGCTCCAGCGCGACGGCGCCTGA
- a CDS encoding saccharopine dehydrogenase C-terminal domain-containing protein: protein MSEPSVSDLSTSIRTVHWIGTGLSTGRSGLELLLEHGARVVLWGRTAAKAEQCLAARGLAGRAAARGFDTAALAAALAPGDVLVSMLPAAHHPELLRLALAHGAHFACSSYVSPELAELAATAERTVVLTEAGLDPGIDHLMAHRLVELGRTAAGEAVSTADFTSYCGGLPAELNEFRYRFSWAPLGVLNALRSPARYLRDWQLRTAPRPWQATTEYPVAGERFEVYPNRDSLPFAEQYGFPPHWRKRSFVRGTLRPAGWRAAWSEVFATVESGDDGRIAALAGELAERHPMRETDRDRVVLAVALDLSWADGSWSGSYLLDLRGDERESAMALLVSLPLAYGITRILDGALAPGLHRAAEGAQEAGQWLDFLAARGITTELRTTENTTQGALL, encoded by the coding sequence ATGTCTGAGCCCTCCGTGTCCGACCTCTCGACCTCGATACGCACGGTGCACTGGATCGGCACCGGGCTCTCCACCGGCCGCAGCGGTCTGGAGCTGCTGCTGGAGCACGGTGCCCGCGTGGTGCTCTGGGGCCGGACCGCGGCCAAGGCCGAACAGTGCCTCGCGGCCCGCGGCCTGGCCGGCCGGGCCGCGGCCCGCGGCTTCGACACGGCGGCCCTGGCCGCCGCGCTGGCCCCCGGCGACGTGCTGGTGTCGATGCTCCCGGCGGCCCACCACCCCGAGCTGCTGCGCCTCGCGCTGGCGCACGGTGCCCACTTCGCCTGCTCCAGCTACGTCTCGCCGGAGCTGGCCGAACTGGCGGCCACGGCCGAGCGGACCGTGGTGCTCACCGAGGCGGGCCTGGACCCGGGCATCGACCACCTGATGGCCCACCGCCTGGTCGAACTCGGCCGCACCGCCGCCGGGGAGGCCGTCAGCACCGCCGACTTCACCTCCTACTGCGGCGGACTGCCCGCCGAGCTCAACGAGTTCCGCTACCGCTTCAGCTGGGCCCCGCTCGGTGTGCTCAACGCGCTGCGCTCGCCGGCCCGCTACCTGCGCGACTGGCAGCTGCGCACCGCGCCGCGCCCCTGGCAGGCGACCACGGAGTACCCGGTGGCCGGCGAGCGGTTCGAGGTGTACCCCAACCGCGACAGCCTGCCCTTCGCCGAGCAGTACGGCTTCCCGCCGCACTGGCGCAAGCGCTCCTTCGTCCGCGGCACGCTGCGCCCGGCCGGCTGGCGGGCCGCCTGGTCCGAGGTCTTCGCCACCGTGGAGTCCGGCGACGACGGGCGGATCGCGGCACTGGCGGGCGAGTTGGCCGAGCGCCACCCGATGCGGGAGACGGACCGCGACCGCGTGGTGCTCGCCGTGGCGCTGGACCTGAGCTGGGCCGACGGCTCCTGGTCGGGGAGCTACCTGCTCGACCTGCGCGGCGACGAGCGGGAGAGCGCCATGGCCCTGCTGGTCTCGCTGCCCCTGGCGTACGGCATCACGCGGATCCTCGACGGCGCGCTGGCCCCCGGCCTGCACCGGGCCGCCGAGGGCGCCCAGGAGGCCGGACAGTGGCTGGACTTCCTGGCCGCGCGCGGCATCACCACCGAGCTGCGCACCACCGAGAACACGACGCAAGGAGCACTGCTGTGA